The sequence TGGTTTTAGGAGTCTGTTTATAAGTTGTTTATTCCCTTGTTCGTGAGGAAGGCTTTTTTGCGCTGTTTGCGTCCCCTTTATAAGCAATGCGAAACAGCGTTCCGTTTAAATCATCTGTTACATACAATGAGCCATCAGCGCTTTGTGCCAGCCCACATGGACGATGTTGAACGGGGCCGGTTGGTTTAACCAGGTCGGTTCCCGCAAAATTATCGGCGAAGATCTCCCAGTTTCCAGAAGGTTTTCCATTCCTGAAGGGTACAAAGGCGACCATATATCCTTTATGCAACTCCGCCGATTGGGCATGAAAGGCAATAAAGGCACCATTGCGGTATTTTTCAGGAAAAGCTGTTCCGGTATAAAACAACAAACCATTAGGGCCAAGGTGTGCCGGGAAAGCCATCAACGGATTAATTGTTTTTTCACCGCCCGTTTTTTTGCCGTCACCGCCATATTCGGGAGCCAGAATTTTCTTTTTCTGAATATGATCGTAATAGATGTAAGGCCAGCCAGCATCATCACCCCGATGGACCTCATACATCGTTTCGGCGGGCAACTCAGCACTTTGCTTGGGCGTATAATATTGCGGATAAAAGTCGTGGAACTGGCCCCGCCCGTGTTGCATAACAAATAAAGAGTTGGTTTTCTGATTCCAGTCAAGGCCAACTACGTTTTTAAGTCCGGTAGCGTAGCGAACACCATCGGCATAGGTTTGATTGGTCCGGCTCGCCTTGAACTGCCAGATGGCCGCTGCTGAATCGAGCAGGGGGCAGGGCATTAAACCTTTGCCTGTTCCTGCGTCACGGCAGGCATCGTTATCAGAAGCCACATTTACATATACATTGTCCTGATTGTCAACGACAATTGATTTTGACAGATCCCTGGTGTGTGCCATCAGACCCGACACAAGCTTTTCGGGTTGATCAGGATTGATAACTTCATCCTTATCATTGAGCTTGTACCGAAAAATACTCGTGTTCGATGAGGTGTAGAGGTAGCCATTTTTCAGGTAAATACCAGTGCCCGGATAATCGCCAAAACCAACCTGTTCGTCGATGACGCCATCTTTATCGGTGTCGCGTAATCGATAAATACCTTTGCCATCCTTTAATTTGGATAACTTCACGTATATAGTTCCCGTTTTCGTAATGACCAGGTGTCGCGTTGATCCTAACCCCTCGGCCATGATAGTTGCTGAAAAGCCGACCGGGAGCTTCAGGTCAGAGGCAACAATTGCTTTTGACGAACTACGAGTTGAACGAGAGGGAGGAGCATCGGTCGGCGCAGCGCCAGTACTGCCATGAGCAGCCAGCGCGGTTAATAGGCAGGCAACCGTAAAAAAAAGGTTATTCATAAAAGAATGTGAACCAGAACGGAAAATAGGATTGACTAGAACAGTAAGTACGCTGCTGTCAAAAAATACTATTCTACCTGTTCATATAAAAAAACATCCTCTGAAATTTAAATTTCAGAGGATGTTTATAGGGAGTCAATTGGGTAGTTTATGAGGATAATTACATCCAAATTCTGCTACTTTGAGTAGATCATTGTTTAGTCCCCATGCTATCCAGTTTACTTAATTATCCATTGATTGATCAACCGACTGGTTAACAGTATCGATTACAAAACGAATAGAACTGAATGAATTCGTAAGTGCTAACTTCGTCTGTCGCTGATCGAGCCAGGCTAGCTTTTCAATTCCCTCATCTTCCTGCGGAGCCATTCGTTTATCGTCAACTACGGCCATTCGGTACCATTTAGTGCGTTTCAATATCCGGTTTCCATTTAAGGCATAGGTATGCCAGGTGGTACAGATCCGTTCACCCAATGATACGCGAACCCCCGTTTCTTCTTCAACCTCACGGGCTGCACCCTGACGCGATGATTCGCCATCATCTAATTTGCCTTTCGGCAAATCCCAGACACCCCGCCGAAACATCAACAGCATTTTATCGCCTTTAAAAACAACGCCACCAGCGGCTTTAATGATCCTAAAGGGCTTTTTTATCGCATCTTCACAGGCGCTTTTGTCAAGGCATCCAAGTGTTATTGACAAAAGATGGTCCGACTTTGCTTTCTGTAGCAATGCAAGAATTTTCTCAACCGTGGCTGGGGTTGTATTAAGCACCAGAAGATGACCCTGTAACACATCCACTTTCAGCACATCCAGGCGAGCGTCAACGATACGATCATAATCGCCGAAAGCTTCCTGTTTCAACGAGCTGGTGAGTTGCGATGTGGCTTTTGGGCCAACGAGCCGGATTGGGCGGTCGTTAATGAAAACAATCATTGGGGAATTATGCGGTTCGAAGGGTAAAAATAGCAAAAACCAACGGTCTCTTGCACCATTAAACCATTATAAACAGTTTCCGTTTACTATTTTTGCGTCAAGCCAACCATTCCCATTTGTGGAAATCCTTATAATTTTATTGTTGACGATTCTGAATGGGGTATTTTCCATGTCAGAGATCGCCCTTGTTTCTTCCCGTAAATCCAAGCTGGAAACGGCTGCTAAAAATGGAGATCGTAGAGCGCAGGTAGCCCTCGACCTGTCGAATTCTCCCAATCGATTCCTGTCAACGGTTCAGATTGGCATTACGCTGATCGGGATTTTGCTTGGTATTTTTTCGGGCGATAAGCTGACCGATGATGTTCAGAATTTTGTTGCCCAAATTGAGATCATTCGGCCTTACGCTCATTCAGTTGCCGTTGTGTTGGTGCTATTATTACTAACATACCTGTCGCTGGTATTTGGTGAGCTGGTTCCTAAGCGCATTGGGTTGTCAAATCCTGAAGGCATTGCGAAAACAATGGCTGCACCAATGATTTTATTGTCGCGATTGACTTCACCCTTCATTGCTCTGTTGACGGTTTCGAGTGATGTTCTGCTAAAAATCCTGAATATCAAACCGAATGAAAGTGCCGTGACGGAGGAAGAAATCAAAAGCTTAATTCAGGAAGGGACGTCAGGAGGAGCCATTGAAGAAATTGAGCAGGAAATCGTTCAGAATGTTTTTCAACTCGGTGACCGCAAAATTACGTCGTTGATGACGAACCGTCAGGAGATTATTTACCTTGATCTGGAAGATGAACCCGCCGAAAACAAAGCTAAAATTCTGGATTATAAGCATTCTGTCTATCCGCTTTGTAACGGCAGTGTAGACGAAGTGGTCGGCCTGATTTACACAAAAGATTTTCTTGGTAAAGATCTGGACGTTGAACTGACAAAGCTGGATGATATTAAACGGGAAGCGTTGTTTGTGCCTGAGAATAACCGGGCCTATCAGGTACTCGAGCGTTTCCGGGAGCGAAAGCAGTATGTCGGCATGATTGTCGATGAATATGGTGGCGTTTTAGGGGTCGTAACGCTGAATGATATTCTGGATGTTTTGGTAGGCGATATCAATGACGATTCGCATTCGGACTACGAAATCCGAACCCGCGATGATGGGAGCTATTTAATTGATGCTCAGTTGCCGTTTGAGGATTTTGTTTCATACTTTTCGATCAATATTACCGCTCAGGCCCGGCGTGATCTTACCGGATTTGATACGTTGGGCGGGTTTGCACTGCATATTCTAAAAGACATCCCTCAAACAGGTGAATCCTTTGTCTGGCAGGCATTTCGATTCGAAATTGTTGATATGGATAAGAGTCGTATTGATAAGATACTTGTCCGTAAACTGGCTGAAGAATAAGGATATTGTTAAACAGCAAACCCATTTTACTGGTTATAGATGAGAACCAACTTCATCAATAGCCATGCGATATTTCATCCCAGATTCTATTGATTCTACTGGCAGCAGCTCAAGCAAGGTTCCGTCAGGTATGGACAACGACCCTAAAGCAGATGAAGAAGTAATTGATCAAGGGGCAGGCGATCCATCGG comes from Spirosoma aureum and encodes:
- a CDS encoding PQQ-dependent sugar dehydrogenase, whose protein sequence is MNNLFFTVACLLTALAAHGSTGAAPTDAPPSRSTRSSSKAIVASDLKLPVGFSATIMAEGLGSTRHLVITKTGTIYVKLSKLKDGKGIYRLRDTDKDGVIDEQVGFGDYPGTGIYLKNGYLYTSSNTSIFRYKLNDKDEVINPDQPEKLVSGLMAHTRDLSKSIVVDNQDNVYVNVASDNDACRDAGTGKGLMPCPLLDSAAAIWQFKASRTNQTYADGVRYATGLKNVVGLDWNQKTNSLFVMQHGRGQFHDFYPQYYTPKQSAELPAETMYEVHRGDDAGWPYIYYDHIQKKKILAPEYGGDGKKTGGEKTINPLMAFPAHLGPNGLLFYTGTAFPEKYRNGAFIAFHAQSAELHKGYMVAFVPFRNGKPSGNWEIFADNFAGTDLVKPTGPVQHRPCGLAQSADGSLYVTDDLNGTLFRIAYKGDANSAKKPSSRTRE
- a CDS encoding NUDIX hydrolase; protein product: MIVFINDRPIRLVGPKATSQLTSSLKQEAFGDYDRIVDARLDVLKVDVLQGHLLVLNTTPATVEKILALLQKAKSDHLLSITLGCLDKSACEDAIKKPFRIIKAAGGVVFKGDKMLLMFRRGVWDLPKGKLDDGESSRQGAAREVEEETGVRVSLGERICTTWHTYALNGNRILKRTKWYRMAVVDDKRMAPQEDEGIEKLAWLDQRQTKLALTNSFSSIRFVIDTVNQSVDQSMDN
- a CDS encoding hemolysin family protein yields the protein MEILIILLLTILNGVFSMSEIALVSSRKSKLETAAKNGDRRAQVALDLSNSPNRFLSTVQIGITLIGILLGIFSGDKLTDDVQNFVAQIEIIRPYAHSVAVVLVLLLLTYLSLVFGELVPKRIGLSNPEGIAKTMAAPMILLSRLTSPFIALLTVSSDVLLKILNIKPNESAVTEEEIKSLIQEGTSGGAIEEIEQEIVQNVFQLGDRKITSLMTNRQEIIYLDLEDEPAENKAKILDYKHSVYPLCNGSVDEVVGLIYTKDFLGKDLDVELTKLDDIKREALFVPENNRAYQVLERFRERKQYVGMIVDEYGGVLGVVTLNDILDVLVGDINDDSHSDYEIRTRDDGSYLIDAQLPFEDFVSYFSINITAQARRDLTGFDTLGGFALHILKDIPQTGESFVWQAFRFEIVDMDKSRIDKILVRKLAEE